A single window of Desulfobacterales bacterium DNA harbors:
- a CDS encoding Na(+)/H(+) antiporter subunit D has protein sequence MTDFIHPAFIMIIGALLLPLFRGPLRKPYLVLVPVLAFASVIHLSGHHGTYGIFQFLDWRLVFGRVDKLSQVFGYIMTLMAIIGTIYGMHVEEDAQHIAAWLYVAGALGVIYCADFMVLFLFWELMAFASVFLVWFRRRPESMPAGYRYLLVHTAGGLILLAGIILRYRATGGDLSFTLLNVNNPELYTYLIMCGFMLNAAVPPLHAWLPDAYGEATVGGAVFMCAFTTKTAVYALARGCAGLEILLPLGVFMALYGVVYAVLENDCRRLLAYHIISQVGYMVAGVGIGTEMAINGTCAHAFAHILYKGLLFMGCGSVLQMTGTSKFTELGGLYKKMPMTFVFTLIGGLSISAFPLFSGFVSKSMIIAAGFEEHIYWAGFGLTLAGAGTFLHTGLKVPYYIWFGKNNCSKKVWERAKEPPLNMNVAMAIAAFLCIFIGCYTPYLYNMLPYPVLWNPYTAYHLSETMQILLFTALGFFLLLKKLTPEPTISIDMDWFYRMGGRGVYWLASKPIQLVDNGVSMAYQWAGLIPLMTTARFWSWFDWHGIDGVVDGIARTVRRTGDRVRVLQSGQLQYNIFYTVSIIAVLIVAYVLG, from the coding sequence ATGACTGATTTTATCCATCCTGCATTTATCATGATCATCGGTGCCCTGCTGCTGCCGCTGTTTCGGGGGCCGCTCAGAAAGCCCTATCTTGTCCTGGTGCCGGTGCTGGCCTTTGCCTCGGTAATCCATCTCAGTGGTCATCACGGTACCTACGGGATATTTCAGTTTCTGGACTGGCGCCTGGTTTTCGGCCGGGTGGACAAGCTGAGCCAGGTATTCGGCTATATCATGACCCTGATGGCCATCATCGGCACTATCTACGGAATGCACGTTGAAGAAGACGCCCAGCACATCGCGGCCTGGCTCTACGTGGCCGGGGCTCTGGGGGTGATTTACTGCGCCGATTTCATGGTCCTCTTCCTGTTCTGGGAACTGATGGCCTTTGCCTCTGTTTTCCTGGTCTGGTTCAGAAGAAGACCGGAATCAATGCCCGCTGGTTACCGTTACCTGCTGGTCCACACCGCGGGCGGCCTTATTCTGCTGGCCGGCATTATCCTGCGCTACCGGGCCACTGGCGGTGATCTTTCCTTTACCCTGCTCAATGTCAATAACCCCGAACTTTACACCTATCTGATCATGTGCGGCTTTATGTTGAATGCCGCAGTGCCGCCGCTGCATGCCTGGCTGCCGGACGCCTATGGTGAGGCAACGGTGGGCGGGGCGGTCTTCATGTGCGCCTTTACCACCAAGACCGCGGTCTATGCCCTGGCCCGCGGCTGCGCCGGCCTGGAGATCCTGCTGCCCCTGGGCGTGTTCATGGCGCTCTATGGCGTGGTCTATGCCGTGCTTGAAAACGACTGCCGCCGGCTGCTCGCCTATCATATTATCTCACAGGTCGGCTACATGGTCGCCGGCGTCGGCATTGGCACTGAGATGGCAATCAACGGCACCTGCGCCCATGCCTTTGCCCATATCCTCTACAAGGGACTGTTGTTCATGGGCTGCGGTTCCGTGCTGCAGATGACCGGCACCAGCAAGTTCACCGAACTGGGCGGCCTGTACAAAAAGATGCCCATGACCTTTGTCTTCACCCTGATCGGCGGCCTGTCGATCTCCGCCTTTCCCCTGTTTTCCGGCTTTGTTTCCAAATCGATGATCATTGCCGCTGGTTTTGAGGAGCACATCTACTGGGCCGGGTTCGGCCTGACCCTGGCCGGCGCCGGGACCTTCCTCCATACCGGCCTGAAGGTGCCCTACTATATCTGGTTCGGTAAGAACAACTGCAGCAAGAAAGTATGGGAAAGGGCCAAGGAGCCGCCGCTCAATATGAACGTGGCCATGGCGATAGCCGCATTTCTCTGCATCTTCATCGGCTGTTACACCCCCTATCTCTATAACATGCTGCCCTATCCGGTCCTCTGGAATCCGTATACGGCCTATCATCTGTCGGAAACCATGCAGATCCTGCTGTTCACGGCCCTGGGCTTCTTCCTGCTGCTCAAGAAGCTGACGCCGGAGCCGACGATCAGCATCGACATGGACTGGTTTTACCGGATGGGCGGCCGCGGCGTTTACTGGCTGGCCAGCAAACCGATTCAACTGGTCGATAACGGGGTTAGCATGGCCTACCAGTGGGCCGGCCTTATTCCACTCATGACCACGGCCCGCTTCTGGTCCTGGTTTGACTGGCACGGCATCGATGGGGTGGTGGACGGCATTGCCCGCACGGTTCGCCGGACCGGCGACCGGGTCCGGGTCCTGCAGAGCGGCCAGCTGCAGTACAATATTTTCTACACGGTATCGATCATCGCGGTGTTGATTGTCGCTTACGTGCTCGGCTAA